attatgtcctgcgcatgttcccccaggtccatcaccataccgccatcttcatctgccacatcgccattcaggtgctcttcgtagtgctgccgctacCTTTAGCTcgcctcacgctcgttcgtaagaaggttcccgtttatgtccttacacatatcaggctgtggcacgtggcccttacgtgaacggtttaacttctcttagaactttcgtgtgttattagcgcggtacagttgctccggttcttcacgatctcgatcttcctgctggcgctttttcctccggaaaatcgagttttgtctgttccgcgcctgtttatatcgtgcctcgttcgccctcgtgcggtgttgcagcaatctcgcccatgctgcattcttttcttctactaactgctcacattctccatcataccagtcgtttttctgatctgggggcaccgtgccaagtgcagcggttgcggtggtTTCAATGGCgcatcgaatatctctccagccattttcaagagacgctgcgcctagctgctcttccgttgggagtgccacttccagctgctgcgcgtattcttgggctagtctaccgtcttgtagccgcccaatgttaagccgcggcgtccgacttcgacgcgtgttgtacaccatcgagagttttgagcgtaggcatactgcaacgaggtagtggtcggattcaatattcgcactgcggtaagtgcggacgttcgtgatgtcggagaagaatttaccgtcgattagaacgtggtcgatttggttttccgtttctcggttaggtgatctccatgtggccttgtggatatttttgcggggaaagaaggtgcttcggactaccattccgcgggaggctgcgaagtttatgcatcgttggccgttgtcattcgatacggtgtgcagactatccggtccgatgaccgttctatacatttcctccattCCTAGCTGTGCgctcatgtcaccgatgacgattttgacgtcccgcagtgtgcatccatcgtatgtctgctccagctgtgcgtagaacgcttttttctcgtcgtcgggtctcccttcgtgtgggcagtggacgttgatgatgctatagttgaagaaacggcctttaatcctcagcttgcacatccttgcgttgattggctgccacccaatcaagcgttggcgcatcttacccagcactatgaagccggttcccagctcgttggtagtgccacagctttgatagaaggtagccgctcgatgcccgcttttccacactttctgtcctgtccagcaaatctcctgcagcgccacgacgtcgaagttgcggggatgaaattcatcgtagatcatcctgtcgcaacacGAATCAAGTTGTCATCCGAGATGTACGAGTTATACCAACGAAGTGGGGATCGCCTAGACACTTCTTCTCCCCTAGCAAGAGCTTTCCACCCTTCTCCAAAGCTTTCCTTCTGCACTCGTCGAACTAAGTCAGCTTTGCCACGACGAGCTCTCTGGTAGAAAAAGGACTTCTCGCTGCGACACGGTTCTGCACGTCTGTTTTAAATAGCTCCATTAACCGCAACCAATACGCAGTTCGACGTATGAGGTCCGAATAGAacaaaaatttacccaaatacCGTTCGTTAAACTCTGCTTCCACCGATACCGAACAGGATACTATTTCTCACCGCCGCTCTTGATCAGCTTCTTCCGAAGTCAACTCCGCTGATGAACATGGCCAGCCCTCGCGCTCTCGTTTCAGCCATTCCGGTCCCTCCCACCAGAATGTATTTTCCACAATATCTTTTGGAttgattcctctggaaatcaaGTCTGCCGGATTATCTTTGCCAGAAACATGCTGCCACTGTGATGGATTTGTGCAAGCCTTGATTTTCGCAACACGGTTCGCCACGAACGTATTCCACCATTCGGTGATTCTTGGATCCAACGCAATACACAgatggaatcggaccagaaaaACGTTCGAACTCGATTTTTTATTGATTCACGAACCTTCTCGTACAGTTGTGCTGTTAACAATGCTCCACAAAGATCCAGTCTTGAGATGATGGACTGTATCTTCAACGGTGCCACCTTTAATTTCGAAGACAACAACCGGACTTTCACTTCTCCTTCATGGTCTTCACTTCTGATATACACGCAGCCGCCAAATGCTTTGGTCGAAGCATCGCAGAAACAATGGATTTCGACTTCTACCGCTCTGGGAGCCACCACACAGCGATCGATACGGAGGTCGTTCAACATGGGAAGTTGGTCATAATAGGATCTCCACAACTCACCCAACGTCGAAGGCAACGGCTGACCCCAATCCAATGGCTGATTGTTGGTATCCTTGACCTTCCACAATAGCTGCATTATTGCCTTAGCCGTGGTAATAACTGCAACTATGAGACCCAGTGGGTCGAATAGCGACGCAATCACCGACAGCACTTGCCGATTTGACAGTTGTGAGGTGATGGGACATGCTGGAACGTCGAATTGGAATCGCAGTTGATCGGTATTCGGCATCCATGTCAGTCCGAGTGTTTTGACAGTCGGATCAGGGTCCAGGTTAACTCCTTCTAACAGACGAATTGCCAAATTGTCCTCGGCAACTCCTTCCAATACCTCCAGTTCGTTGGAAGCCCATTTCCTCAGCCGAAATCCTCCCTTAGAGGTAATTTCCTCCAGCTGTTTCCGAATTTCGCTTGCTGCTTGAATCGTATCCGCTCCTATGATAACGTCATCCATGTATGTATCTTCTGTAACTGCTCTAGCAGCCAGCGGGTACTGTAGCTTCTCATCAGTTGCCAGCTGATTGAAAGTGCGTGTCGCTAGAAAAGGCGCAGGTTTTGTCCCGTAGGTGACAGTAAATATTCAGCTGATACACATTAACAGCCGCACCGGTGTCGGAACGCCAAAATATACATTGAAGATGTCGATGCTCCAAATAAATGAAGAATTGCTGAAACATCTTCTGCACGTCGGCCACCAGCATTATTTGCTACATGCGACTTCAAAGCATGATCGATCGAAGGTCTTCTTGGACGATTGGACCCACCAGCAAAGCATCGCTCAGCGATACACCGACGACGTTTTGCACGACGCATCAAAGACTACACGAACCTTCGTGGTGGTGCTAGCCTCTTTTATGACGGGATGGTGTGGTAGAAAACAACGATTTTCGGACTCTGTTGTATCCTTCACCTTGCTCATGTGCCATAGCTGTATGTACTCTGCCATAAACTGATGATACTGCTCCCGTAAATTAGCATCCATAGGTAATCTGTGCTCCGTGCCTAGAAAACGCCGGTAGACGATGTCCCGTGACTCACCAATCCTCGAAACGACGTCCTCATCCTTCGGCAACGAAACAGTATACCGACCGTCGGATTCCCTGTGAACCGACTGCTGGAACAATTCTTCACACCGTTGCTCCTTGGTAGAAAGAATCTTCGAAGTACCAACTGCTTCGCTAGCTCAAAACCGTGCAATCAACTTTTCCAAAGTTGCTGTAGTTGCCGTGCTACAGTTTACCCGTAGGCTCTCCGTGGGTTTTGTTTGACCTCCGCACACCACCCATCCAAAGACCGATTCATTGAATGTCGGCATCtggtttccgatggaaattcttcgaccagattcgaagaaatcaaaaA
The nucleotide sequence above comes from Armigeres subalbatus isolate Guangzhou_Male chromosome 3, GZ_Asu_2, whole genome shotgun sequence. Encoded proteins:
- the LOC134221980 gene encoding uncharacterized protein LOC134221980 translates to MKQKSLAVKASYGSVQSSGGRCTVCKENHPLYQCSSFQRLSVREREAMLRSNSLCRNCFRPGHIAKNFPSKYFCRSCKGRHNTLVCFKSGKDRSAKVAAATERNNSPLPDAGVHSGSTSAQVVNVVATDSAISGAAQQFSSHVLLATAVVIVEDDEGSRFPARALLDSGSESNFIAERLSQRLRTRREKVDISVLGIGQAASKVKHRIQALVHSRTTNFSRSVNFLVLTKVIADLPTAKVNMKGWKMPDGISLADPAFFSPSAVDMVHRGIAFFLISSNLVEEFPSETRCRHSMNRSLDGWCAEVKQNPRRAYGEAVGTSKILSTKEQRCEELFQQSVHRESDGRYTVSLPKDEDVVSRIGESRDIVYRRFLGTEHRLPMDANLREQYHQFMAEYIQLWHMSKVKDTTESENRCFLPHHPVIKEASTTTKLATDEKLQYPLAARAVTEDTYMDDVIIGADTIQAASEIRKQLEEITSKGGFRLRKWASNELEVLEGVAEDNLAIRLLEGVNLDPDPTVKTLGLTWMPNTDQLRFQFDVPACPITSQLSNRQVLSVIASLFDPLGLIVAVITTAKAIMQLLWKVKDTNNQPLDWGQPLPSTLGELWRSYYDQLPMLNDLRIDRCVVAPRAVEVEIHCFCDASTKAFGGCVYIRSEDHEGEVKVRLLSSKLKVAPLKIQSIISRLDLCGALLTAQLYEKWQHVSGKDNPADLISRGINPKDIVENTFWWEGPEWLKREREGWPCSSAELTSEEADQERR